Proteins found in one Triticum urartu cultivar G1812 chromosome 4, Tu2.1, whole genome shotgun sequence genomic segment:
- the LOC125550575 gene encoding calmodulin calcium-dependent NAD kinase-like: MQQQDGLGKRLLLRVAALCHGSSKLPPPPAPPAMAEMPRVEMAGDGRVEHLEKFSHYVARQIGFEDASECPHLCKAANNYLRQTNNCMADVYGLLDGVPEADALYVKLVDELERCILGYFAFHWDHSTTLVTQALTVDSANKKKLRNVILEANRKQRFERITKDLKVTRVFSTLVHEMKAIGTVTGMNGEEEAHCTDVMAPVAHSDRSPVLLLMGGGMGAGKSTVLKEILQEPFWIEAGKNALVVEADAFKETDVIYRAISSMGHHNDMLQTAELVHKSSTDAASSLLVTALNEGRDVILDGTLSWEPFVEQTIAMARAVHSQRHRMGVGYKVDEDGTITENYWEPVPNDQDFVAANRDRKPYRIEVVGVVCDAYLAVARGIRRAIMTGRAVRVNSQLTSHKRFAAAFQKYCQLVDGAKLYSSNSLGSPQLIAWKGDINGSLLVEPREIDCLDKVSNLNEGATSLHDLYPGGATTCGSRSIWDDMIVAPSRATVQREIREAIRSVEPTATPTAL, from the exons ATGCAGCAGCAAG ATGGGTTGGGCAAGCGGCTGCTGCTCAGGGTCGCCGCGCTGTGCCACGGGAGTAGcaagctgccgccgccgccggctccTCCGGCCATGGCGGAAATGCCGAGGGTGGAGATGGCCGGCGACGGCCGCGTCGAGCACCTCGAGAAGTTCTCCCACTACGTCG CTCGGCAGATTGGGTTCGAGGACGCGAGCGAGTGCCCCCACCTGTGCAAGGCGGCCAACAACTACCTCCGGCAGACCAACAACTGCATGGCGGACGTCTACGGCCTCCTGGACGGCGTCCCGGAGGCCGACGCGCTCTACGTCAAGCTCGTCGACGAGCTGGAGAGATGCATCCTCGGCTACTTCGCCTTCCACTGGGACCATTCCACCACCCTCGTCACCCAG GCCTTGACCGTGGACAGCGCCAACAAAAAGAAGCTGAGGAACGTGATTCTGGAAGCTAACAG GAAGCAACGGTTCGAGCGGATCACGAAGGACCTCAAGGTGACGCGTGTGTTCTCCACACTGGTGCATGAGATGAAGGCCATCGGCACGGTGACGGGGATGAATGGCGAGGAGGAGGCGCACTGCACCGACGTTATGGCCCCGGTGGCGCACAGCGACCGGTCCCCGGTGCTGCTGCTGATGGGCGGCGGCATGGGCGCCGGCAAGAGCACCGTGCTCAAGGAGATACTTCAAGA GCCGTTTTGGATAGAGGCGGGGAAGAACGCTTTGGTGGTTGAGGCGGACGCTTTCAAGGAGACGGACGTGATCTACCGCGCCATCAGCTCCATGGGCCACCACAACGACATGCTTCAGACGGCAGAGCTG GTGCACAAGTCGTCGACGGACGCGGCGTCGTCGCTGCTGGTGACGGCGCTGAACGAGGGGCGCGACGTGATCCTGGACGGCACGCTCTCCTGGGAGCCCTTCGTGGAGCAGACCATCGCCATGGCCCGGGCCGTGCACTCCCAGCGCCACCGCATGGGCGTGGGCTACAAGGTGGACGAGGACGGCACCATCACCGAGAACTACTGGGAGCCCGTCCCCAACGACCAGGACTTTGTCGCCGCCAACAGGGACCGGAAACCGTACCGGATCGAGGTCGTCGGCGTCGTCTGCGACGCCTACCTCGCCGTCGCCAGAGGGATCAG GAGAGCGATCATGACGGGGAGGGCGGTGAGGGTGAACTCGCAGCTCACGTCGCACAAGAGATTCGCGGCGGCGTTCCAGAAGTACTGCCAGCTTGTGGACGGGGCCAAGCTCTACAGCTCCAACTCCTTGGGCTCTCCACAG CTGATCGCGTGGAAGGGCGACATCAACGGCAGCCTGCTGGTGGAGCCGCGCGAGATCGACTGCCTGGACAAGGTGAGCAACCTCAACGAGGGCGCCACCTCCCTGCACGACCTCTACCCCGGCGGCGCCACCACCTGCGGCTCCCGCTCCATCTGGGACGACATGATCGTCGCGCCGTCCCGCGCCACCGTCCAGCGAGAGATCCGGGAGGCCATCCGCTCCGTGGAGCCGACGGCAACGCCGACCGCCTTGTAG